The Deinococcus koreensis genome window below encodes:
- a CDS encoding response regulator: MTEPAPHIEILLVEDNEPDVLLTLEAFGEARVPNRLHVARDGVEAMRFLRREGEHGQAPRPDMILLDINMPRKNGLEVLNEIKADRGLSSIPVVMLTTSQSDDDVRASYERHASGYVVKPVGFENFLSAMRAFEEFWMTFVRFPPRH; the protein is encoded by the coding sequence ATGACTGAACCTGCCCCCCACATCGAAATCCTTCTGGTCGAAGACAACGAACCCGATGTCCTGCTCACGCTGGAAGCCTTCGGTGAGGCCCGCGTCCCCAACCGGCTGCACGTGGCCCGTGACGGCGTGGAGGCCATGCGCTTCCTGCGCCGCGAGGGTGAGCACGGTCAGGCGCCCCGCCCGGACATGATCCTGCTCGACATCAACATGCCGCGCAAGAACGGGCTGGAGGTGCTGAACGAGATCAAGGCCGACCGGGGGCTGAGTTCGATCCCGGTGGTCATGCTCACGACCAGCCAGTCCGACGACGACGTCCGCGCCTCCTACGAGCGACATGCCAGCGGCTACGTGGTCAAGCCGGTGGGTTTCGAGAACTTCCTGAGTGCCATGCGCGCCTTCGAGGAATTCTGGATGACCTTCGTGCGTTTCCCGCCGCGCCACTGA
- a CDS encoding ATP-binding protein — protein sequence MTPLSPSHASGRHAGSGMRLAICRRIVEHHGGRLWLESVPGQGSTFHFTLPAVPPHP from the coding sequence TTGACACCCCTCAGCCCCTCCCACGCGTCCGGACGCCATGCTGGGAGCGGAATGCGCCTGGCCATCTGCCGTAGAATTGTGGAACATCACGGTGGCCGCCTGTGGCTGGAGTCTGTGCCCGGACAGGGCAGCACCTTTCACTTCACGCTGCCGGCCGTGCCCCCACACCCATGA